Proteins from one Vigna unguiculata cultivar IT97K-499-35 unplaced genomic scaffold, ASM411807v1 contig_106, whole genome shotgun sequence genomic window:
- the LOC114171116 gene encoding uncharacterized protein LOC114171116, translated as MEVEEREGPSIIAVVHEFEDVYPHEVPGLPPSREVEFSIDLVLGISPISMAPYRMAPAKLEELKKQIKELMAKQFIRPNTSLWGAQVLLWESPKLATKIKSFVGLADCYRRFIEGFSKIVAPLTLLTRKDQPFTWTDKCEESFQELKRRLTSAPILVIPDVGRPFEVYCDASHLGLGCILMQEKKAVAYASRQLKVHERNYPTHDLELVAIVFALKIWRHYLYEVELLEKFRDMRLQVELGSESIRCTTLTISSDFLSSVRERQLLDASLNRVREQLGSDETRDFTLGNDDILRFQGRICIPNDAEGEVLPLIEFTYNNSFHASIGLAPYEALYGRSCRTPLYWYQDGEAMLVGPELLEHTTKKVRTVRNRMQASQSRQKAYVDRRRRPLEFATGDH; from the exons AtggaagtggaagagagagaggGACCATCAATTATAGCTGTGGTGCATGAGTTTGAGGACGTGTATCCACATGAAGTACCTGGGTTACCTCCTAGTAgggaggtggagttctctattgacctaGTACTGGGGATAAGTCCGATATCGATGGCTCCATACCGCATGGCTCCGGCGAAGTTGGAGGAACTTAAGAAACAGATAAAGGAACTAATGGCGAAGCAGTTTATCCGACCCAACACTTCGCTGTGGGGAGCACAAGTGTTgctg tgggaaagtcctaagttGGCCACAAAGATCaagagctttgtggggttagcggaCTGCtataggaggttcatagagggattctccaaaatAGTGGCACCTCTGACACTgcttactcggaaggaccaacccttcacttggacaGATAAGTGCGAGGAAAGTTTCCAGGAGTTGAAGAGAAGATTGACTAGCGCTCCAATATTAGTGATCCCGGATGTCGGGAGGCCGTTCGAGGTCTACTGTGACGCCTCCCACCTCGGACTTGGTTGCATTTTAATGCAGGAGAAGAAGGCTGTGGCATATGCCTCGAGACAactcaaggtgcatgagaggaactaccccactcatgacttggagttggtGGCGATAGTCtttgccttgaagatttggaggcattatctttatg aggtagaaTTGCTGGAGAAGTTCAGGGACATGAGGCTACAAGTGGAGTTGGGGTctgagtccattaggtgtactacccttactatatctagtgacttcttgagcTCAGTGAGAGAGAGGCAGTTATTAGATGCCAGCCTAAATAGAGTCAGAGAACAGCTTGGGTCAGATGAGACTAGAGATTTCACTTTGGGTAATGATGATATCTTGAGGTTCCAGGGCAGGATCTGTATACCCAATGATGCTGAG GGTGAGGTAttacctttgatagagttcacctacaacaacagtttccaTGCGAGCATCGGcttggcgccatacgaggctctttatggcaggagtTGTAGGACTCCTCTCTATTGGTATCAAGATGGGGAAGCGATGTTGGTTGGACCAGAATTGTTAGAGCATACCACTAAGAAAGTGAGAACGGTGAGGAACAGGATGCAagcttctcagagtaggcagaaggcctatgtagaccgtaggaggagaccTCTGGAGTTCGCAACtggtgatcat
- the LOC114171117 gene encoding uncharacterized protein LOC114171117, whose protein sequence is MAPPRRTSQSSQGDLPDITSAIEAMVAAMTQQSTAIMQQHEAAMQRQTVSLEQQQAVMQQMEVARVAVEDAHRQHMEALCQLEEKGDCPCCNGKTSPDAADQWLKDLERIFDAKTCSAENRLAVTIYMLTAEAEHWWTSTKSIMEERGEPMTWEAFRGKFLPEYFPDSIGYGKEVEFLQLTQGGKTMTDYAEKFKHLSRFYTLSLDEEWTCRKFENDIRGDIHLMVAPLSFKDFFALVEKATVMEKTKNEVEGQRPQQPQRIGRPFGSKPRHDERRKPYDRPPHQPQGSRGLPPQQGRVQCYICGGPHLRSACPCMRVTADATTVARRATSGRIVPLLLGQRHALQFRLLTSTSGEIKATSLRRRRESMP, encoded by the exons atggcacctcctcgtaggacttcACAATCGTCCCAAGGTGACTTGCCCGATATCACCAGCgcaatagaggcgatggtgGCTGCCATGACGCAGCAAAGCACAGCGATAATGCAACAGCATGAGGCAGCGATGCAGCGACAGACGGTGTCGCTTGAGCAACAGCAggcagtgatgcagcagatggaggttGCACGTGTGGCTGTCGAGGATGCACAtaggcagcatatggaggccctctgCCAGCTGGAAGAGAAAGGCGACTGCCCTTGT TGCAACGGGAAGACGAGCCCTGACGCAGCAGACCAGTGGCTGAAGGATCTGGAGAGGATCTTTGATGCAAAAACATGCTCAGCGGAGAATAGGTTAGCTGTCACAATATACATGCTCACCGCGGAGGCTGAGCACTGGTGGACCAGTACcaaatccatcatggaggagagagGCGAGCCGATGACATGGGAGGCCTTTAGGGGGAAATTCCTCCCGGAATATTTCCCAGACAGCATTGGATATggcaaggaggtggaattcctccaactgacccagggagggaagacgaTGACCGActatgctgagaagttcaagcacctCAGCCGCTTTTATACCTTGTCGCTGGATGAGGAGTGGACATGCCGAAAATTCGAGAACGACATCAGGGGAGATATTCACTTGATGGTAGCACCCTTATCCTTTAAGGATTTTTTCgctctggtggagaaggccaCGGTGATGGAAAAGACGAAGAATGAGGTAGAGGGTCAGCGGCCCCAACAGCCTCAGAGGATTGGTAGACCATTTGGGTCCAAGCCCAGACACGACGAGCGGAGGAAACCATATGATAGACCTCCCCATCAGCctcaggggtctaggggtcttcctccCCAGCAGGGTCGAGTGCAGTGTTACATATGTGGGGGCCCACACTTGAGGAGCGCTTGCCCTTGCATGAGGGTTACCGcagatgcaacaactgtggcaaggagggCTACTTCGGGAAGGATTGTCCCACTATTGCTAGGGCAGCGgcacgccctccagttcagactccTCACCAGCACCAGCGGAGAGATAAAGGCAACAAGCCTCAGGCGACGGAGAGAGTCTATGCCATGA